The DNA sequence CTCTTTTGTTCCATCATCACTACATCTAATCTTTAAAAAGGGCTAGTTTCTATGCCGGTCATGAAAGCAGTAAAACCAGACTGTCTGCAAACTGGAGTGGGGGGAGTGTccactcagggccttttttgagcaggaacgcacaagaacacagttctgcctgacttggcatcagggggtgtggcctaataagcaaatgagtttctgctgggctttttctaccaaaaaaaggccctgtgtagaacaatgatgatgtcagacggtgtggcctaaaatgcaaatgagttctttttttttttctaccaaaaaagccctatgtctaTTTATTCAGGGAATGCTCACTGCAGACTGGGGTGGGGAGATGTCTACTTATTCAGAGAATTAAACAAAAGAAAATAGGAAGAaccctaccaaaaaaaaaaaatcttgacgaGGATGGATGGAGTGTTGAGAGTAGTTGAGTGTCAAAATACAAAAGGAGGGTGAGAAATTACACAATAGAAGGTCCTGAGAGCTCAGCAAATGCTTGAGGAAGACTGGAGAGACTTCTCTTCCAAATCTTTGCCATCCAGTTCATCGTGGGTCCTAGTTTGTTCCCTCTAACATCAGAGATCATTGCCGAGTGCTTACAATAGGAAAGCAAAACAGGGATTGCCACAGACAAGGAGGGAATTTTTGCATGCTTGTAGGAATCCCTAGGTATTTTTTAAGGTGGCCATACCCCCATAGTAATCCCCTGATGAAGACTGAGCAATGTTCATTTGTTTTGTATGGGACACAGAAAGTTGAGGATAACTGTGGGAGGGTATAAAGAAAAAGAGATAGAATGGGAAGAACAGCCCACTCAGTGCTCTAGGAGTTAACCTGGCAGGGATATATCTCACAGTTTACGTAAAATGTATTAATTGTTTGCTCTAGCTGGCTGCCTTTTATAAATACACATTAAAATAAGAGATAATTTTGCTATGATTTTCCTAAAATACATGTTGCCCTCATGTAAAATACAGAAAAGCTTCTTTGAATGTGGATCTCTTTTGCATTTAGATATATGCTTACTGTTTTAATGCAAAATGTTAACACTGGAACTAAAACTTTAGGAAACCTAAAGAACATAGGGAACCAACCTAAAGAACATAGGGAACCAAGCTAAGCAGGTATTCTAGGAAGTCAGTCCCATTTTATCCCAAtgaggcttattcccaggaaactATTCTTAATATTTCAGCTTTTATTACCTTGTATAATGTAATACATTGTGTCTAACTGTTGTCACCCACCCAATAGAAGCAAGGGATGCAGCCAAGGTGTCCCTGCTGGATTTCCTTTGTTCTTGGTTTACTTTGGCATAATGCCTCATATGTGTTTTGCGCATCTTTGTTTTGTACATCACCATATGACAAATGTTTGTCAAACAAAAACTAAGCAGATTTATAACTGCTTAACTCAAAATGAACCCCCTTCCTGCCAAAACTTTATAACTTCATTTTCTTAACATAGTTTTCCACTAGGTTGGCTAAAGCAGACAAACCCTGCCTGAGGTTAGACAGAGGTCATTTCACTTTCattactaaaatataatttacaaTATACCAGACCTAAACAAGTTTTAGCCTAAAGGATTTGTATAATATAAACCATCTGTTTCTCAATAATACAGCTAATTTCCTGCCATCACTACACAGTCAACTGGCTGCTTGTCTGCAATATATTAATTCACAGGTTTTATCTAAAATTTGTAAGCGGAGAGAAAAATTGGATTCAGATCTGTGTCATTTTTGGATGATAATAAAGCatagcagaccccccccccctttctgtgatACTGTTTTGGCAGTGCTGCAGTGTTTTGTTACTTGAGAGACTAATAGGAAAGGTGTCATTCAGTTTCCTATAGCCTCTGGCTATTGAGTTCTCACTTAATTACTCTTATCACCTACTCATGAAAATATGAAAGTCCCCTTGTATCAGAATGTTGTTCTTTTTAATCGTATAAACTAGAGATGGCACATCCAGCCTTTTTGAGAAACACTGTTGCTCCTCTGATTCAATTGCTTCCTATAGTTTCAGACCTATGACAGTATGAGATGGTCCCAAAATGACCTTTGACACCTGTTGTCTTCTTTTTAACAGAGCAAAGCTAAGGAACTGCCTCTTTCTGCTGTTCGTTTTATGGAAGAGTTAGGTGAATGTGCCTTTGGCAAAATCTACAAGGGGCATCTTTATCTACCAGGCATGGACCATGCTCAGCTGGTTGCAATCAAGACTCTAAAGGACTGCAGCAATCCACAGCAGTGGGCAGAATTCCAGCAGGAAGCCTCTTTGATGGCAGAGCTCCATCACCCCAACATTGTTTGTCTCCTAGGTGTTGTGACTCAAGAGCAACCAGTCTGCATGCTTTTTGAGTACATGAACCAAGGGGACCTCCATGAATTTCTTATTATGAGGTCACCACATTCAGATGTTGGATGTAGTAGTGATGAAGATGGCACTGTAAAATCCAGTCTCGATCATGGGGATTTTCTGCACATAGCAGTCCAGATTGCAGCAGGGATGGAATATTTATCAAGTCATTTTTTTGTCCATAAAGATCTGGCAGCTCGCAATATTTTGATTGGAGAACAGCTCTATGTTAAGATTTCTGATCTGGGATTGTCAAGAGAAATATACTCTGCAGATTATTACAGAGTTCAAAACAAAAATCTCTTGCCCATTCGCTGGATGTCCCCTGAAGCAATTCTGTATGGCAAGTTCTCTTCTGATTCAGATATCTGGTCCTTTGGTGTTGTGCTGTGGGAGATTTTCAGCTTTGGTCTCCAACCCTACTATGGATTTAGCAATCAAGAAGTTATAGAAATGGTAAGGAAACGCCAACTTTTACCATGTTCAGAAGACTGCCCTCCAAGAATGTACAACTTAATGACAGAATGCTGGCATGAGCTGCCATCTCGGAGACCAAGATTCAAAGATATCCATGCTAGATTGCGGTCTTGGGAAGGACTGTCAAGTCATACTAGTTCGACTACTCCTTCCGGTGGAAATGCTACCACTCAAACAACTTCTCTTAGTGCAAGCCCAGTTAGCAACCTAAGTAACCCTAGATATCCTAACTTCATGTTCCCAGCACAGGGTATACCACAAGGCCAAATTGCTGGATTCATTGGCCCACCAATGCCTCAAAACCAGCGCTTTATTCCTATCAATGGGTATCCTATTCCCCCTGGATATGCTGCTTTTCCAGCTGCTCACTATCAGCCTGCAGGCCCACCAAGGGTAATTCAACACTGTCCTCCACCAAAGAGCCGTTCACCAAGCAGTGCAAGTGGGTCAACTAGCACTGGTCATGTGACTAGCTTGCCCTCTTCAGGATCCAATCAGGATGCAAATATTCCTTTGCTTTCTCATATGTCAATGCCAAATCATCCAAGTGGGATTAGTATAACTGTGTTTGGAAACAAAACTCAGAAACCTTACAAAATTGAATCCAAACAGGCATCTTTATTAGGAGACTCCAATATTCATGGACATAATGAATCTGTGATTTCAGCAGAGATGTAAATGTCAGGCCtatgtaaatattttttttttttacaatatggACTAGAAAACTGTAGAGGAGATTTATATTCAAATATTTTATTGGAGATTCTTCTGGTTGTATAAAGAGACATTGCAATAAGTATCTTCTGTGAAGTTTATTTGTTCTTAACAGGATAAAGAAGTGCCAACCAGTTTTTTTAATGACATGTTCATTATACACGGAATGTACAATTATTACAGCAAGATTTTATATGTGAGGGGTAAAAcctttgtgtgatttttttttaaaaaaccttgatTCTTTGACACCTTTTATTTAATCACCGTAGTTTTAATCAAGTGGTTTTTGCCTCCACAGCCTTATTTTAATTGTTAAGAACGAAATATGATGGCCAAGTGCTTATAACAGTTACAGTAAAACAAGATGAGACACTGACAAATCTATTAATAATCAGCAGCAACAGTAGGAGTTGAGTGATGTGGATCAGGGCAGAGGCACTGGGTGGGTTTATTTCCCATgccactttatttttatttaatttatcttACAGAATTAATTCCACCTTCCTGCactcacaagggccaccaaggcagctaacaaattaaaacatacataaaattatattttaaactaTTAAGCCCCCCTCAAACCCTATGCATCATGAAAACAATTAAATGTAGAGCTAAAATACATTAAAAGaggtaaaaacaacaattaaactaTTAGTCAGGAAGGGGGGGCAGTTGCCCCTTCCTTGGACGTGCTGTTTACTCCAGTGAGGGAAGCATATTTTGTTTTTCTAAAGGAGAAATATAGCTGTAATTGTATGTTTGTggatcaggaaaaatggctgaGGTGGAAAGAACTGAATCAAATACACCTGTGGCTGCTTTTTTTAACAGTTTAAAATGTTCTGGAGATCTTCTAGCATGTCATCTTATTTGACCCTTTACTATACTCCTGACCTATGGTAGCTTGACTCTTGTTTTATTTCATGTGCCATGGGCATCCTCAGTTGAAAGATGAGCAAGTACCTGATCAACTAAGTTAGGAGAAACCAAAAGAAGTGATTGCATTGTTTTTATTTCTGCCTGATGGTGCACACTGAGAAATGACTtgctgtttttttctggaaacacCATCTACATAAAACCAGTGGATGCACAGTTTCAAATCAAAATAACAAACTTTTGCATCCATTTGAGACAAGAATGTTTGTTCAGCCACATTAAAAGCCAGCTTGAATAATTAGTGGATATAAGAGACAAACTATGCATAAactataagcttaatgtaataatgtAATAAATTACATGGAAAATTCACAAACTATGCATTACATGGAAGATTCATAAATCCTGATAAAGCCTACAAAACAAGTGCGAGGCAGGAGATTCAATCAAGGGGATGAGGGGAAATTAAATTTTCCCTTATATGGTTTTCCCTATTGAAATAATCTCCCTCCATTACAACCCACAACAGCTAATACCAACTTTCTACTGGGGAACAATATATGGGGAAGAAATGGTTAAATCCCTTTCCCTCTGTATCTTTGCCTCCTATGGCTGCTTTTCAGTGTTAAAAATAGATTGAGGAAGTCAATAATGGCTCTCGCTCATATAATGCATATTTTGATCCTAAGCAAAGATTCTGCCTACCTAGTGATGAATGTAAATTCATGCATAAACTCAAAATGTATAAGACATATTCATGGTATAAAATTGTACAAGCAAAATACAACTGGAAAGAACCATCAGAGAACATCTgctaacagtgtaatcctaaaaacACTCTGCTAGGAACAAGTCCCATGGAACAGACctaagtaggattctgagtagacctgcttagagtTGCTCTCTCAAATACATGGCATTGCATAAAATAAATGATTGAAAAATTATATTTCTTGACTTTATATCTATAGTTGCAATAGAACTTTGTACCTTGTTGCTATGCAACCctctaaaattaaaaaaaccctctaaatTCTTATTTTATAATAGACAATCAATTTGCCCAAGAATATTTATTATTTCAGGTAAACACAGGTTTTGTAGTAATAACCTTGAAAGGGGACGTCTACATTCCATCAGATGTATACAACTTTCTGGAAGTGTTTATTATAGGTTTTGTATGTCATTTCAAATAATGTGAATTAGAAACTTTTCATTAGAAAATACTGCATTTGTATTACTGAAATCTATTCAGGTATAACCAGTCTGGATTATTTTGAAACCACTGTAATTTTGTTTCAAATACTGTGTTTATTGCAATTCAGACTAAATAGTTTTTCTGTTggttacacacatacacatatgctATGTTCTGGACACTTGACAGTAACTCTTTAAAAATCTTTGCACAAGAATGTGTTTGTTTTGTATGGCAGAACTGAAAAATACATCCCTGCTTTTAATTTCTTGGTCTGCTTCTTGTTTTTTTGTAATCTATCTGGAGGTACCTTGAAAGATATTTAGTTATCACTTCCATATAGTTTGTTGCATTTAATTACTGTATTACTTTTATTGATCTGCTAACTAAGGCTTTTGCACTAAGGCACCATGAAAATGCCCAGGCAGTTTCGTATAGAAGGTTTTCATATCTGCATTTCAGGATAACGTGAAACATTTGATGAAAGGCTTGATGGAAAAGTCAGTTAAGTGTATTTTGTGGGTGTAATTGTTTTTtatactttgtatttttaaaataggcAAGCAAAGGATCCTGTTTCTAAGTTCTAAAGAACGTTTTTCTTTAACATTCAGTATAGGTATATCCTCCTCACAAATATTCCTTGAATGATGCCATATTCAAACTGTTATTGGGCAAATATGCAGGTATTGGGGTAACACATCAAATATACCCATGAATAAAAACTAGATTTTGTCTTATGTAATTGGCATGCTAATTGAATGGAGTAGAGTTACAGAACTCCATGAGTCAGGAGCCCTGTATAATACATACATTATAGTGAAGGCACATACATCAGTTGTAAGGAAGACACAATTTGTGTTCACTTCAAAAAATAAAGCCAAGAACCACTATCTAtatcaggggcagccaaactgactcagagccacctgtggctctttcacacatattgtgtggctctcgaagcctccaccacaaagtcagctggcttggagaaggcatttatctctttaaatcacttccccaagccaagccagccagcagcttgctttccacctctgcctcccttctccctccaccctgtcttccttccttcctttcttccgtcctgtcctgtggctcttaaacaaacatctgacgtttattctatgtggctcttaagaaagtttggccacccctgtgaaaTCTAGAAAAATGCATGATTCCTGTTGCATGTGCAATTGTACACATGTTGAATATAATGTAAGAATCATGCATGTGTACACTCTACGTGAATagtacatgcattcactgtaacatgtgcaTATTGCTGAACCTATGAATAAAATCCTGTCTATCATGATTCTTCTTATATAGAAATGAAAAATAGAACTAATTGAAACGTTAACTCTTAAAGCTTCTATCATCTTTCAGAAGTGGTGGGGTGCACAAATATATAAACATTTGGTTCTTTTGGGATTCTGTAGTGTTTAAGGAGCCCACTTTAATTCTTTCTgaagtttttaaaacaataaaatgaattcAGATTATTGTTATTAGAAAATAAGTCAGAGCATGACAAATCCCCAGTGCCAGATTGCCATATAACCTCAAAATTTCATTGCAGTACCTGGCATTGTCAGCAGTGATTTTATGATGTCTTTTGATGATCCTCCATAGAAGTACAAAGTTTATTTATAATTTTACTTCAGAATGTTTTGTTGTGTAATATGCATAGAAATGCATGTGTATGACGTTTTTGTCCTTGCTTGTATAGTAACTTTATACCCTTCAATCATGGAAGAAAAATTCATTTCtttggtttcaaacaattttattagtaacatatggtaataaatttcaatttcttacatcattaataattacttttttatcaatcccatatattactttctacccacccctccccctgttacttgacccccgccagtgttatatacttaaaatcttaatattaaaggtacccttaattaataagaaccaaaattaatatcctcctccctcttgtacttagtcattatcaaaatttgtccaatgtccttttatattccactctttttctacgtatcttctgaactttttccactccatcttaaattcTTCTAaaacatagtctcttaaggttcttgttaacttgtccatttcactctatgtcataacttttacaatccaatcccatttctctggtattttttcttgcttccacaactgcgcatacaatgtcctagcagctgagagcaagtaccagattaaagttctatcttcttttggaaatttttccatttgtaatcccaacagaaaagtttctgcaactttgttaaatttgtatcccaagattttagaaatctcttgttgaatcatctgccagtactttttcactctttcacaagtccaccacatatggtagaaagaaccttcatgttttttacatt is a window from the Heteronotia binoei isolate CCM8104 ecotype False Entrance Well chromosome 2, APGP_CSIRO_Hbin_v1, whole genome shotgun sequence genome containing:
- the ROR1 gene encoding inactive tyrosine-protein kinase transmembrane receptor ROR1 translates to MRRRQLGPGGWERSPFLLQLLLWLHSPSLAEPAAAQGMNMSATADLIPTSSWNMSSELDKDYFLTLDEPMNNITTTLGQTAELHCKVSGNPPPTVRWLKNDAPVVQEPRRISFRATSYGSRLRIRNLDTTDTGYFQCVATNGRKTVSTTGVLFVKFGPPPTASPGTSDEYEEDGFCQPYRGIACARFIGNRTIYMESLHMQGEIENQITAAFTMIGTSSHLSDKCSQFAIPSLCHYAFPYCDETSSVAKPRDLCRDECEILENVLCQTEYIFARSNPVILMRLKLPNCEDLPQPDSPEAVNCIRIGIPMADPINKNHKCYNNTGIDYRGTVSITKSGRQCQPWNSQYPHTHTFTAVRYPELNGGHSYCRNPGNQKEAPWCFTLDENFKSELCDIPACDTKDSKEKNKMEILYILVPSVTIPLAIALLFFFICICRNNQKSSSPPVQRQPKHVRGQNVEMSMLNAYKPKSKAKELPLSAVRFMEELGECAFGKIYKGHLYLPGMDHAQLVAIKTLKDCSNPQQWAEFQQEASLMAELHHPNIVCLLGVVTQEQPVCMLFEYMNQGDLHEFLIMRSPHSDVGCSSDEDGTVKSSLDHGDFLHIAVQIAAGMEYLSSHFFVHKDLAARNILIGEQLYVKISDLGLSREIYSADYYRVQNKNLLPIRWMSPEAILYGKFSSDSDIWSFGVVLWEIFSFGLQPYYGFSNQEVIEMVRKRQLLPCSEDCPPRMYNLMTECWHELPSRRPRFKDIHARLRSWEGLSSHTSSTTPSGGNATTQTTSLSASPVSNLSNPRYPNFMFPAQGIPQGQIAGFIGPPMPQNQRFIPINGYPIPPGYAAFPAAHYQPAGPPRVIQHCPPPKSRSPSSASGSTSTGHVTSLPSSGSNQDANIPLLSHMSMPNHPSGISITVFGNKTQKPYKIESKQASLLGDSNIHGHNESVISAEM